A part of Desulfobacter sp. genomic DNA contains:
- the rfbG gene encoding CDP-glucose 4,6-dehydratase: MTQFYNKKRVFITGHTGFKGTWLTVWLKSMGAEICGYSIDSDQDKYFFNASGIKNEIISVIADIRDYSSLEKAIQEFQPDIIFHLAAQPLVRESYKVPIETYSTNIMGTVNILEISRINQIKTVLNVTSDKCYENQNWIWGYRESDSLGGHDPYSSSKACAEIVSSAYTRSYFNGKEQKWKTCIASARAGNVIGGGDFAKDRLVPDMVKAFSNKRKVIIRNPKAIRPWQHVLEALFGYLILAMKLDKNRHRYSGGWNFGPNTAGIKEVGVIVEKFSSVWKEGASWSIDSGDSPHEEAMLRLDNSKAQTYLGWIPILDTTQMIQWTVEWYKAFRDAPEDILQFTLEQIKEYQVKIDEIY, translated from the coding sequence ATAACACAATTTTATAATAAAAAAAGGGTGTTTATCACCGGTCATACAGGGTTTAAAGGTACATGGTTGACTGTATGGCTCAAATCAATGGGCGCAGAAATATGCGGGTACTCCATTGATTCTGATCAGGATAAATACTTTTTTAATGCCTCTGGAATAAAGAATGAAATAATATCAGTGATAGCTGACATTAGAGATTATTCATCACTCGAAAAAGCCATTCAAGAATTCCAGCCGGATATCATCTTTCATTTGGCGGCCCAACCGTTGGTAAGAGAATCGTATAAAGTACCCATTGAAACCTATTCAACCAATATCATGGGAACCGTAAACATCCTTGAAATTTCGAGGATAAACCAAATCAAAACCGTTTTGAACGTAACAAGTGATAAATGCTATGAAAACCAAAACTGGATATGGGGGTATCGAGAATCCGATTCTCTAGGTGGACATGATCCCTACTCCAGTAGCAAGGCCTGCGCAGAAATTGTCTCTTCTGCGTATACCCGGTCATATTTCAATGGTAAGGAACAAAAGTGGAAAACCTGTATTGCATCTGCAAGAGCAGGCAACGTGATCGGTGGGGGCGATTTTGCAAAGGACCGTTTGGTCCCTGATATGGTAAAGGCGTTTTCCAATAAACGCAAAGTAATTATTAGAAACCCCAAAGCCATAAGACCATGGCAGCATGTGTTAGAGGCACTATTTGGATATCTCATCCTTGCGATGAAACTGGATAAAAACAGGCACCGGTATAGCGGGGGATGGAATTTTGGGCCCAATACAGCCGGAATAAAAGAGGTCGGTGTCATAGTTGAAAAATTTTCATCCGTCTGGAAAGAAGGGGCCTCGTGGTCTATTGATTCAGGCGATTCACCCCATGAAGAAGCGATGCTCAGGCTGGATAACTCAAAAGCGCAAACCTATCTTGGATGGATTCCCATATTAGATACCACCCAGATGATTCAATGGACAGTAGAATGGTATAAGGCTTTTAGGGACGCTCCTGAAGATATTTTACAATTTACGCTGGAACAGATAAAAGAGTATCAGGTAAAGATTGATGAAATTTATTGA
- a CDS encoding methyltransferase domain-containing protein codes for MNCRFCNSALVHEFVDLNFAPASNSYLKADQLNHPETYYPLRLFVCTNCWLVQLDEYKPSGDIFNQDYAYFSSFSSSWLDHCKQFANMITDRLNLSAESQVIEIASNDGYLLQFFKKKHIPCLGIEPTHSTASAAKEKNIETIEEFFSIDLAKNLIKDRSKADLVIGNNVLAHVPDINDFVAGLKLILSPQGSITMEFPHLLNLMEFNQFDTIYHEHFSYLSLHTVTKIFKHHELDVYDVDQLNTHGGSLRIYAKHIENKKIQNSKQVTELINLEKNYGLSSLLPYQEFQARVDGIRDKFIEFLLLNRKQEKSIVGYGAAAKGNTLLNYCGAPKKFIDFVADASPHKQGKYLPGSHIPIVHPNRIEAAKPDYVILFPWNIKNELIHDLEYIREWNGRFVTIIPDLEVF; via the coding sequence ATGAATTGCAGATTTTGTAACAGCGCATTGGTTCACGAGTTTGTTGATCTTAATTTTGCGCCAGCCTCAAATTCCTACCTAAAAGCGGATCAATTAAATCATCCTGAAACCTATTATCCGCTTAGGCTGTTTGTATGCACCAATTGCTGGTTAGTTCAATTAGATGAATACAAACCATCTGGGGATATCTTTAACCAGGACTATGCGTATTTCAGTTCGTTTTCGTCGTCGTGGCTGGATCACTGCAAACAGTTCGCCAACATGATAACCGACCGGCTAAACCTTAGCGCCGAGTCTCAGGTCATCGAAATAGCATCGAATGACGGATATCTTCTTCAGTTTTTCAAAAAAAAGCATATCCCCTGCTTAGGCATTGAGCCGACCCATAGCACCGCATCTGCAGCCAAAGAAAAGAACATAGAAACCATTGAGGAGTTTTTTTCAATTGATCTGGCAAAGAATTTAATTAAAGACAGAAGCAAGGCAGATCTGGTGATTGGCAATAATGTTCTGGCACACGTTCCAGATATTAATGATTTTGTAGCTGGGTTAAAGTTGATACTATCACCTCAAGGTTCAATCACAATGGAGTTTCCACATCTGCTGAATCTTATGGAATTCAATCAATTTGACACGATCTACCATGAGCATTTTTCATATCTCTCTTTGCATACTGTCACTAAGATATTTAAACATCATGAACTTGATGTATATGATGTTGATCAGCTCAATACCCACGGGGGCTCCCTTAGGATTTATGCAAAACATATAGAAAACAAAAAAATCCAAAATTCAAAACAAGTTACAGAATTAATTAATCTTGAAAAAAACTACGGGCTTTCATCATTATTACCTTATCAGGAGTTTCAAGCCAGGGTTGATGGTATCCGGGATAAATTTATTGAATTTTTACTTTTAAATAGGAAACAGGAGAAATCAATTGTCGGCTATGGCGCTGCGGCAAAGGGGAATACATTGTTGAACTATTGCGGCGCCCCAAAAAAATTCATAGACTTTGTTGCAGACGCATCGCCACATAAGCAGGGAAAATACCTGCCAGGAAGCCACATCCCAATTGTTCATCCCAATCGTATAGAGGCGGCCAAACCAGATTATGTTATCCTTTTTCCATGGAACATCAAAAATGAATTGATCCATGACCTTGAATATATCCGTGAGTGGAATGGTAGATTTGTAACCATAATTCCTGACCTGGAGGTCTTTTGA
- the rfbC gene encoding dTDP-4-dehydrorhamnose 3,5-epimerase, with protein MKFIDTPLQGAVIIEPEPFKDSRGFFSRVYCQAELEKRHLFGNIVQINHSKTTEKGSVRGLHFQKPPASEIKLVKCIQGAVFDVIVDIRKNSITFLNWFGTTLTKENMKMLYIPKGFAHGFQTLKPDTELIYLHTEFYTPGLEGGLHFKDPALSIEWPLTINSVSKRDQSFEFINDTYIGLSL; from the coding sequence ATGAAATTTATTGACACCCCCCTTCAAGGCGCCGTCATCATTGAGCCGGAGCCATTCAAGGACTCCAGAGGTTTTTTTTCACGGGTTTATTGTCAAGCCGAACTGGAAAAAAGGCACTTGTTTGGGAATATCGTTCAAATAAATCACTCAAAAACAACAGAAAAAGGAAGTGTAAGAGGACTTCATTTTCAGAAGCCGCCGGCATCTGAAATTAAACTCGTTAAGTGTATCCAAGGTGCCGTGTTTGATGTAATTGTTGATATACGAAAAAATTCTATAACCTTTCTAAACTGGTTTGGAACGACGCTTACCAAAGAAAACATGAAAATGCTATACATTCCCAAGGGTTTTGCACACGGTTTTCAAACACTTAAACCGGATACGGAATTGATTTATCTTCATACTGAATTTTATACGCCTGGTCTGGAAGGCGGCCTCCACTTTAAGGACCCCGCTCTATCCATTGAATGGCCGCTGACGATCAATTCAGTTTCAAAACGGGATCAATCGTTTGAATTCATTAATGATACCTATATAGGGCTAAGCTTATGA
- a CDS encoding sigma-54-dependent Fis family transcriptional regulator, translated as MAGKHSILVVDDELSMREFLDLLLSKERYKVTLAKSGKQALTKIQQRAYDLVLTDIRLGDITGLDVLRAVKKEHASTVVIMISAYSTTEIAVEAMNEGAYDFVPKPFDNKELKATIAKALELKTLEHEKERRSSELKSQIHFGKIIGNSTGMQAIYKRIQQVGPTKTNVLITGESGTGKELIARAIHDNSDRRDKPFVVVNCGGIPDTLMESEFFGHMKGSFTGAVADKQGLFEAANEGTIFLDEIGELSTFLQVKLLRAVQETSFKPVGGTREIDVDVRIISATNKKLEQEVIDGNFREDLFFRLNVIPIKVPPLRERRGDIELLAAHFVEKYSKKLGKDISKLSSYAIDFLNKYTFPGNVRELENLIERSVALSSTNIILPESLTISTHKRRRWIEGVKGGERFDLEDVSSGVDLDMILSKIESAYLEKAMEIAGGNKKKAADYLNLSMRSMRYRLDKMVTGSED; from the coding sequence ATGGCCGGCAAACACAGCATACTGGTGGTCGACGATGAATTGTCCATGCGTGAATTTCTGGACCTGCTCTTATCCAAAGAGAGGTACAAGGTTACCCTTGCCAAAAGCGGCAAACAGGCCCTGACCAAGATCCAGCAAAGGGCCTATGACCTGGTGCTCACGGATATCCGCCTGGGGGACATCACCGGCCTGGATGTCCTCCGTGCCGTCAAAAAAGAGCATGCCAGCACCGTTGTGATTATGATTTCCGCCTATTCGACCACAGAGATCGCTGTGGAGGCCATGAACGAAGGGGCCTACGACTTTGTGCCAAAGCCCTTCGACAATAAAGAGCTGAAGGCAACCATCGCCAAGGCCCTTGAACTCAAGACCCTTGAACATGAGAAAGAACGCCGGTCCTCGGAACTCAAATCCCAAATCCACTTCGGCAAAATCATCGGCAACAGCACCGGGATGCAGGCCATCTATAAGCGTATTCAGCAGGTCGGCCCCACAAAGACCAATGTGCTGATTACCGGGGAAAGCGGTACCGGAAAGGAACTCATCGCCCGGGCCATCCACGACAACTCCGACCGCAGGGACAAGCCCTTTGTGGTGGTCAACTGCGGCGGTATCCCCGACACTCTCATGGAAAGTGAATTTTTCGGCCATATGAAAGGGTCGTTCACCGGGGCTGTGGCCGACAAGCAGGGGCTTTTTGAAGCCGCCAACGAAGGTACGATATTTTTGGATGAAATCGGGGAACTCTCCACCTTTCTTCAGGTAAAACTGCTCAGAGCCGTCCAGGAAACCAGTTTCAAACCGGTGGGCGGCACCCGGGAAATAGATGTGGATGTCAGAATTATCTCAGCCACCAATAAAAAATTGGAGCAGGAGGTCATTGACGGCAATTTCCGTGAAGACCTATTCTTCCGGCTTAACGTCATTCCCATAAAAGTACCTCCCTTAAGAGAGCGGAGAGGTGATATAGAACTCCTTGCTGCACACTTTGTCGAAAAGTATTCAAAAAAGCTCGGCAAGGACATTTCCAAATTGTCCTCTTATGCCATAGATTTTTTAAATAAGTATACTTTTCCTGGCAATGTAAGAGAACTGGAAAATCTTATTGAGAGATCAGTCGCTCTATCATCTACCAATATTATCTTGCCTGAGAGCCTGACCATCTCCACCCACAAACGCAGGCGCTGGATAGAAGGGGTGAAAGGGGGAGAACGCTTCGACCTGGAAGATGTTTCCTCTGGTGTAGACCTTGATATGATACTTTCCAAGATTGAATCCGCCTATCTGGAAAAGGCCATGGAGATCGCCGGAGGTAATAAAAAAAAGGCAGCCGATTACCTTAATTTGAGTATGCGCTCCATGCGTTACCGCCTTGACAAAATGGTTACAGGTAGTGAAGATTGA
- a CDS encoding glycosyltransferase family 2 protein, whose protein sequence is MFNDQTVCIVIPAYNEAHQILTVIRTLPEYVDAIIVVDDASTDDTAAVIESEEKHNSRLSLIRHKINQGCGGSLVSGYNWAEKKGYDIIVRMDGDGQMNPDDLDALIKPVADGNCDYAKGNRFFSGKAYQTMPKLRFFGTAFLSLLTKIVSGYWHLSDFQSGFTAINKKALKTIDWSKMYNRYGQPNDQLILLNIENFVVQDVPVDPIYNVGEISGINIKKIVFTLSWLLFKRFFWRLKEKYIIRDFHPLIFFYILGILLGGTSVLLFLRVFYIWCISGHIPSINALAAFASFLASAQFSLFAMWFDMEANKHLKGK, encoded by the coding sequence ATGTTCAACGATCAAACTGTTTGTATTGTAATTCCTGCATACAACGAAGCACACCAAATCCTAACCGTTATTCGGACTCTACCCGAATACGTAGATGCGATTATCGTTGTTGATGATGCCAGCACCGACGATACGGCTGCTGTAATTGAGAGCGAAGAAAAACATAATTCCCGCCTTTCCCTTATCCGTCATAAGATTAATCAAGGTTGTGGTGGCAGCTTAGTCAGTGGATATAATTGGGCTGAAAAAAAAGGATATGATATTATTGTCAGGATGGATGGAGATGGACAGATGAATCCTGATGATTTGGATGCTCTTATTAAACCTGTAGCTGATGGAAATTGTGACTATGCAAAAGGAAATCGATTTTTTTCCGGGAAAGCATATCAAACCATGCCTAAACTTAGATTTTTCGGCACCGCTTTTTTATCACTATTAACAAAAATTGTATCAGGGTATTGGCATCTTTCAGATTTTCAATCAGGATTTACTGCTATAAATAAAAAAGCCTTAAAAACAATCGATTGGTCCAAAATGTATAACCGCTATGGCCAACCGAATGACCAGCTAATACTTTTAAATATAGAAAATTTCGTGGTTCAGGATGTTCCGGTTGATCCAATTTACAATGTCGGAGAAATATCAGGAATAAATATAAAAAAAATTGTGTTTACATTAAGTTGGCTTTTATTTAAACGTTTTTTCTGGCGCTTAAAAGAAAAATATATCATCCGAGATTTTCACCCGCTTATATTTTTCTATATATTGGGCATATTGTTAGGCGGGACTTCAGTTCTTCTTTTTCTAAGAGTTTTTTACATATGGTGTATCAGCGGACATATTCCGTCCATCAATGCTTTGGCGGCATTTGCATCCTTTCTTGCCTCTGCACAGTTTTCTCTTTTTGCTATGTGGTTTGACATGGAAGCCAATAAACATTTAAAAGGAAAATAA
- a CDS encoding flippase-like domain-containing protein has protein sequence MIKTVIKWAAICIFITAIFYFNPHLFDEIYKLKNLSAFDCIVLSILFILNQFILGLEIRCLCLKFDVHLGVIESFGLSSVRSIANFLPMGAGALSNALYLKHRKRLSYANYSATLIVSMVLLLLLSGFFGFIISIYLYCSPSQIHSEIIGAFFGVFIVCLLLLIIPLPQIRYNNSIARFINNYRHGYNILKTDRTIMHLIFLKTILLLLLVLRLEILFASMELTISFTSVALIALGIVAFRIMTLVPGNIGITEGLSGAIAAYTGSHFGYGFAGMAADRVIQTLWILFLGLLFIWYFGKKMAMGDNKSL, from the coding sequence ATGATAAAAACTGTTATTAAATGGGCTGCAATATGTATTTTTATTACAGCCATATTCTATTTTAATCCTCATCTTTTTGATGAAATTTACAAACTGAAAAATCTCAGTGCATTTGATTGCATAGTTTTATCAATTCTTTTTATCCTCAACCAGTTTATTCTCGGTTTGGAGATCAGATGTTTATGCCTAAAGTTCGATGTCCATTTAGGAGTCATAGAGAGCTTCGGCCTATCATCTGTACGTTCAATCGCTAATTTTCTTCCAATGGGTGCCGGCGCCCTATCCAATGCCTTGTATCTAAAACATAGAAAACGATTATCCTATGCAAATTATTCAGCGACCTTGATTGTAAGCATGGTTTTACTGCTTCTCTTATCAGGTTTTTTCGGTTTCATTATAAGCATCTACCTGTATTGCAGCCCCTCACAGATTCATTCAGAAATTATTGGTGCATTTTTTGGCGTTTTCATCGTTTGTTTACTCTTGTTAATTATTCCGTTACCCCAAATTCGATACAACAACAGTATAGCAAGATTTATAAATAATTACCGACATGGATACAATATATTGAAAACAGATAGAACAATCATGCATCTGATTTTTCTAAAAACGATTCTGCTCCTATTATTGGTATTGAGGTTAGAGATACTATTCGCTTCGATGGAACTTACGATAAGTTTTACCAGTGTTGCATTAATTGCTCTGGGAATCGTAGCCTTTAGAATTATGACACTCGTTCCGGGGAATATAGGCATTACCGAAGGCTTGTCCGGTGCTATTGCAGCGTATACTGGAAGCCATTTCGGATATGGCTTTGCCGGGATGGCTGCAGACCGTGTAATTCAAACCCTATGGATTTTATTTTTAGGGTTATTATTCATTTGGTATTTCGGTAAAAAGATGGCAATGGGAGACAATAAAAGCCTATAA
- a CDS encoding acetyltransferase, whose protein sequence is MKMNKLIFWGGTGQAIMLEEFLSDEYQLTAVFDNNRILSPFNDVPIYQGWKEFAEWKNKTSGDVYYIVAIGGGSGRDRVKIHDRLKAEGLIPIKKAVHPSSYVSPKADLGEGCQIMPNASVTARATLGKCVIVNTSASVDHECNIGNGVHIGPGAHLSGCIQVGDNTFIGTGATILPRLKIGSNAIIGAGSVVTKDLPNNVTAYGNPCHITKRAKNKL, encoded by the coding sequence ATGAAAATGAACAAATTGATATTCTGGGGAGGTACGGGGCAGGCAATCATGCTTGAGGAATTCCTTTCCGATGAATACCAACTCACAGCCGTCTTTGACAATAACAGAATCTTAAGTCCTTTTAATGATGTTCCCATCTATCAGGGTTGGAAAGAATTTGCCGAGTGGAAAAACAAAACAAGCGGGGATGTGTATTACATTGTTGCAATTGGGGGGGGATCAGGACGGGACCGGGTAAAGATACATGACCGATTAAAAGCAGAAGGCTTGATTCCCATTAAAAAGGCGGTACATCCGTCTTCTTATGTTTCACCAAAAGCGGATTTGGGAGAAGGGTGCCAAATAATGCCGAACGCCTCAGTTACGGCCAGAGCAACCCTTGGTAAATGCGTCATTGTAAACACATCGGCAAGTGTCGACCATGAATGCAATATTGGAAATGGTGTCCATATCGGACCCGGCGCACACCTATCTGGATGTATCCAAGTTGGAGATAACACTTTCATTGGCACAGGGGCTACAATACTACCCAGGTTGAAAATCGGCAGCAACGCGATAATCGGCGCTGGTTCGGTTGTCACGAAAGATCTTCCGAATAATGTTACCGCGTATGGAAATCCTTGTCATATAACAAAAAGAGCGAAAAATAAACTATGA
- a CDS encoding glycosyltransferase family 2 protein, translating to MGPLVTIGMPVYNEEKFLSATIRSILEQDYSNIELIISDNASSDTTENICKNWCKKDKRVKYIRNKKNIGAIKNFYQVSENAKGEYFMFAGGHDRWSRNYISECLNVLEKSQASVLAFPSIRWIDKNGLELNKDTPFYDTRGCDPIIRFFHVLWGPMTPIYGLIRTDKLKEVRLDLEIIGADLIILTELCFIGPFTYVPDAIWYRRSQLGQESRKQRVQRYNKQLFEKGSLFSKLFPNLKIPFELLKSILNAEFNLADKAAILSLCILSMPFRYYVYRK from the coding sequence TTGGGACCATTAGTTACCATTGGAATGCCAGTGTACAATGAGGAAAAATTCCTATCAGCAACGATACGATCCATACTGGAACAAGATTACTCAAATATTGAACTTATCATTTCCGATAATGCGTCCTCTGATACAACTGAAAATATCTGTAAAAATTGGTGTAAAAAAGATAAACGCGTAAAGTACATAAGAAATAAAAAAAACATTGGTGCAATAAAAAACTTCTACCAGGTCTCTGAAAATGCTAAAGGTGAATATTTTATGTTCGCAGGCGGCCACGATCGATGGTCCAGAAATTACATTTCAGAATGCCTCAATGTTCTTGAAAAATCACAGGCTTCAGTACTCGCGTTCCCATCCATCAGGTGGATTGATAAAAATGGTTTAGAGCTGAATAAAGACACCCCATTTTATGACACCCGCGGCTGTGATCCAATTATACGATTTTTCCATGTTCTCTGGGGCCCGATGACACCGATTTACGGGTTGATTAGAACTGATAAATTAAAGGAGGTGCGATTAGACCTTGAAATTATTGGCGCGGATCTTATCATTCTGACTGAATTATGTTTTATAGGTCCATTTACTTATGTTCCGGATGCGATCTGGTACAGACGATCTCAGTTGGGGCAGGAATCCCGTAAACAAAGGGTTCAAAGGTATAATAAACAGCTGTTTGAAAAAGGTTCTCTATTTTCAAAACTATTTCCAAATCTAAAAATACCTTTTGAACTTTTGAAGTCAATACTCAATGCTGAATTCAATTTAGCAGATAAGGCTGCGATTTTATCTCTTTGCATACTTTCGATGCCGTTTAGATACTATGTATATAGAAAATAA
- a CDS encoding cephalosporin hydroxylase family protein, which produces MNEIKKFEIERENRVKNMGNNERLKNIGPEFISLAETQKYSYNFSWMGRPIIQYPQDILAMQEIIWDVKPDLIIETGIAHGGSLIFYASILELIGKGEVLGIDIDIRSHNKEAIENHPMFKRISMIEGSSTDENIVKQAKEFTIGKEKILVTLDSNHTHEHVLKELELYSPLVTKGSYLVVYDTIVEDMPENAFPNRPWGKGNNPKTAVWEFLEKNNSFEVDKSIENKLLITVAPDGYLKKY; this is translated from the coding sequence ATGAATGAAATCAAAAAATTTGAAATCGAACGAGAAAATAGAGTGAAAAATATGGGCAATAATGAACGATTAAAAAATATTGGCCCAGAATTTATTTCCCTGGCTGAAACACAAAAATACTCCTACAATTTTTCCTGGATGGGTAGACCCATAATTCAATACCCGCAAGACATTCTTGCCATGCAGGAAATTATCTGGGATGTCAAACCGGATTTAATAATTGAAACTGGTATAGCTCATGGCGGTTCACTTATATTCTACGCTTCGATTCTGGAACTAATAGGAAAAGGGGAAGTATTGGGCATCGACATTGATATCAGATCTCACAATAAAGAAGCCATAGAAAATCACCCCATGTTCAAACGAATTTCCATGATCGAAGGGTCTTCCACGGATGAGAACATAGTGAAACAAGCTAAAGAATTCACAATTGGTAAAGAGAAGATTTTAGTTACCTTGGATTCAAATCACACCCATGAGCACGTTTTAAAAGAATTAGAATTATACTCTCCCCTCGTTACCAAAGGAAGTTATCTGGTGGTATATGATACAATTGTTGAAGATATGCCTGAAAACGCCTTCCCCAACAGGCCGTGGGGAAAAGGAAATAACCCCAAAACAGCCGTATGGGAGTTTCTTGAAAAAAATAATAGCTTTGAAGTAGATAAAAGTATTGAAAATAAACTATTAATCACAGTTGCTCCAGATGGATATTTAAAAAAATATTAA
- a CDS encoding DegT/DnrJ/EryC1/StrS family aminotransferase: MKRTIPIAKPSITSTEIEYVKDAVTNGWGENCYDYLHKFKDQVKSYFNSSYALPTSSCHGALHLILMALGIGPGDEVIVPDSTWVGSVFPISWTGAKPIFVDVRKDTWCIDPQKIEQKISTKTKAVIVVHLYGNLCEMDELMDIGERYGLPIIEDAAEALGSEYKGRKTGSIADFGVFSFHGTKTITTGEGGLLITNRKDMEEKLYTIDNQGRKAGAKYFWVDEIGLKYKMSNLQAALGTAQFQRAKELVQAKRKIFNWYLEAFKDANLNDIQTNYEQEYAKNSYWMPTIVFGNTWSMGLEKRDQLITAMNKFGINLRPFFYPVSGFPMYTKEKDNIVSSQICCSGVNLPSFYDMTKQDVQYVVRHMADYLIELN; encoded by the coding sequence TTGAAACGGACGATCCCAATCGCGAAACCATCGATTACATCGACTGAAATAGAATATGTAAAAGATGCAGTGACAAATGGATGGGGAGAAAACTGCTACGACTATTTACATAAATTTAAAGATCAGGTTAAATCATATTTCAATTCTTCTTACGCCTTACCGACATCAAGCTGTCATGGCGCACTTCACCTAATATTGATGGCTCTGGGAATAGGCCCTGGAGATGAAGTTATTGTTCCTGATTCCACTTGGGTTGGAAGTGTTTTCCCTATCAGTTGGACTGGTGCAAAACCGATATTCGTAGATGTCAGAAAAGACACCTGGTGTATTGATCCCCAAAAAATTGAGCAGAAAATTTCCACCAAAACCAAGGCCGTCATTGTGGTTCATCTCTATGGAAATCTTTGTGAGATGGATGAACTGATGGATATTGGTGAAAGGTACGGACTGCCGATCATAGAGGATGCTGCAGAAGCATTAGGATCAGAGTATAAGGGCCGTAAAACCGGCTCTATTGCTGACTTTGGAGTTTTTTCATTCCACGGCACTAAAACCATCACCACCGGTGAAGGGGGACTACTGATCACCAATCGAAAGGACATGGAGGAAAAGCTATATACGATTGACAATCAGGGACGAAAAGCTGGCGCAAAATATTTTTGGGTAGATGAAATCGGGCTTAAATATAAAATGTCAAACCTGCAGGCGGCCCTCGGGACTGCCCAATTTCAAAGGGCAAAGGAATTAGTCCAGGCGAAGCGCAAAATTTTCAACTGGTATCTTGAAGCTTTTAAGGATGCTAACTTAAATGATATCCAGACCAATTATGAGCAGGAATATGCAAAGAACAGCTATTGGATGCCAACCATTGTGTTTGGCAACACCTGGTCTATGGGTTTGGAAAAAAGAGATCAACTCATCACTGCCATGAATAAATTCGGCATCAATTTGAGGCCATTTTTCTATCCTGTCAGTGGGTTCCCAATGTATACGAAAGAAAAAGATAATATTGTCAGTTCCCAAATTTGCTGTTCCGGAGTAAATTTACCGAGCTTTTATGACATGACGAAACAGGATGTTCAATATGTTGTCAGACATATGGCAGACTATCTCATAGAATTAAATTGA
- the rfbF gene encoding glucose-1-phosphate cytidylyltransferase — protein MQVVILCGGMGTRLKEETEYMPKPMVEIGNRPILWHIMNIFACHGITEFILCLGYKGEMIKDYFQNFELRNNDFTVQLGHPQNIKIHRRDNCNWTVTLADTGQKALKGARLKKIEKYIKQDTFIVTYGDSLGNIDVEALLKFHDQHGKLGTITGINPTARFGEIKYNQDQVTSFREKPQTGTAMVNGGFMVFNKRFFSFLNENDGCDLEYGPLEKIADQGQLMIYKHKGFWACMDTIRDMEYLNQLWDSNNAGWTKP, from the coding sequence ATTCAAGTGGTAATACTCTGCGGTGGTATGGGAACACGGTTAAAAGAAGAGACTGAATATATGCCTAAGCCGATGGTTGAGATAGGCAACAGGCCGATTTTATGGCACATAATGAACATCTTCGCCTGCCATGGCATCACAGAGTTCATTCTCTGCCTTGGATATAAGGGAGAGATGATAAAAGACTATTTTCAAAATTTTGAGTTGAGGAATAACGACTTTACGGTCCAGCTAGGCCACCCCCAAAATATCAAAATACACAGAAGGGATAATTGCAACTGGACGGTCACCCTTGCCGATACCGGGCAAAAAGCCCTGAAGGGGGCGCGATTAAAAAAAATTGAAAAATATATCAAGCAAGACACATTTATTGTTACCTACGGCGACAGCCTTGGAAACATTGACGTTGAGGCATTGCTAAAGTTCCATGACCAACATGGTAAATTAGGAACGATAACCGGTATAAACCCGACAGCCCGATTCGGAGAAATAAAATACAATCAGGATCAGGTCACAAGTTTCAGAGAAAAACCCCAGACCGGGACAGCAATGGTAAACGGTGGTTTTATGGTGTTTAATAAACGTTTCTTCTCCTTCTTAAATGAAAATGACGGCTGCGATCTTGAGTATGGGCCTTTGGAAAAAATAGCTGACCAGGGCCAGTTAATGATATACAAACACAAAGGCTTTTGGGCATGCATGGATACCATCCGGGATATGGAATATTTAAATCAATTGTGGGACTCTAATAATGCGGGGTGGACCAAACCTTGA